CCCTTTAGAAAAACAGCTGAGACCAGCATAGGTGGCAGCGGAAGGAGAAGGAGCCTTAGAAGGATGGGTGGAAGATGGAGAGGATGAGTACCAGTTGTAGCACTGAGGACACCTGCAGAGAAGGGGCTCTAGTCTGTCACACTAACCTCAACCTCCCTTGACGTTAAGTGTCCCCTCAGGAAGTGAGGTCCGTCAGACCCCATGAGGAGCTGTTTCTAAATTTCACAGAGAAGTAGATCTGTGTGGCACAAATGGTGGACTACAGAAGATAAAAAGAGGTGTTACTTGGCTCCCCCTTCCGGAAAGGACTTGCCAACCAGGAAAATGAGGGTGGTTACCTGACAGATTGCAGCTGTTAGCTTCTTCAGGATTCGTGTCAGCATTCAAGCCACGTTCCTGGTCTCCTAGGAACAGACCCTGTTTAATGATAGAGCAAGGCAGTGGTAGAAGAAGCCAGGCTCTCCTAAAGGTGGCCCCCAGCCAATAACCGAGCAAGGCAGTGGTATAAAGGCCTGGCCCTTTGCACACAACACAGGCAATTTACTCTGGAACTTCCTGCCGGGATGGCTGAGGCACCATCAGGTCATCTTGTTTCAATAATCTCCTCTGGACATCCTGCTTCTTCCACTTCTAACTTACAAGGGTCGCTCTCCCATGAAAAATGTGTGTACTTACAACTCCATCTCGGTTTCTGTTCTCCAGAGAACTCTACCTGCAACATGTGCTTTGTTCACTTTGGTAACCTAACAGGGTGCCTGGAAAGGtcacagatgctcaataaatgctttgcAAATTGGGCTAAATTGCCTACTACATTCTATGATGTATGATATACCTCCTCATGGTCAAATAACGTGGCAGATgcaaacaaaatttcttttcttcttttttattgtcatCTTCTAATACATGAAACTTTTAGGGATTCGAACAGAGCAAGGATGTTGATGTTTTCATTGGCCTCTTACTCATTAGACACAATCTAATTCTTGCAAGTCCTTTGCGGCTTTCTGATGCAGAAAATTTTCCACGCtgggaaaagaagacaaatttgtatttatatcttCACTAAGTATCCCTCTCAAGTGACTAAAGATGTGTTCATCAAAGCCAGTCGCATTCAAAATGCTGCCCGTAAGGACAAGGCAATTGAAATAGcccatcagtttaaaaaaaaaaaaagaaaagaaaagaaagaaagaaacaacaaccCACATAAAAGCCTTCACTGCAACTCAGAAGTCGCTCACATGGCCTCCAAGCAATCAGTCAAGGCACAGAGGCAGGAACCGACTCATGTGGTGGCTAAAGGACCATTTGAAGGAGTTGTCAAAAGTTTGAAGATTTTATGAGGGGGCCTTTAAGATGAGAAACAAAAAGTGATTTGGAAAGCCTGACACATTCTCCACCACAGTGTTTCCCAGGGGGCTCAACTTGGTTTAGCTTATAAAATTTGAGGAAGCTTAAAGACCTACTGGAAACTCCCATTTAGCCCTCTCTCTTCCCACTAAAAACCCGACAGTCACTTTTGAGTGTGAATTTTGGGGTAGCTTGTGGCAGCATTAGGAGCCGAGCACTGCAGAGCCCCACAGAGCTGCTAAGACCTATGCCTGCCTTGTAGCTTAGGCCAGTATGCCGGTCTCGAACTCCCTCTTGGGCCTCGGTTACTGTGAGTTGTGCTGAAGTCTGCAGTGGCTCTGGATGGAAAACAGATGCAGTTGAAGGTCAAGGCTCTAAACTCCTTTCTTGAGATAGGGAGGAGCGCATGTCTAAGCTTGTGCTTCATTTCATACCATCTTAGGAGACATGGGGTAATTTGGTATTCTCCTGCCACTTCATTTACGTTCAAGGTAAAATGTAACATTTTCCTTGTGCAGAATTTCCTCACCCCCTTGTTTTGTCAAAGCATAAGAGACTCATTTAATAAGAGGGACCCTTACGCATACAAAGCATAATTGACTTCATctaaagagaatatttttcacAAGTTCCTGTGGATGTTTGTAATTTGTTTATACTAAGTACAAACAAACACCCCAGTTTGTTAGCACATTAAACAACTGTTACCATATGTCTGACATAATTCTGGGGATAGAgagtgaattttaaaagtaaattcaatTTCATGTGCTAAATATatctcttttaaaaggaaaaagaatcgcTTCAATGAAAGCTTCTGTAAGAAGCCCTTTGCATGCAAATTGCTAGAGGAACCTTGCAAATCCCTTACCAATAATATACTGTACTCCTAATTTCTCTCTAACTGTCAGGCACAAAAACAATTGCTTTTCTAAGGTCACATTGCCAATGGTTAAAATATATGTGTGCGACAGACTTTGGTTTTTAACTGGTATTAGGTTTTCAAAAGTGTAAATATGACATTgcagcaaaaaaaagaaaaaaaacaaagagaggggtggtgataaataatatttgttgacaATTCAAACGTGCCAAATAATTGTTTGGCACATTAAATAGTTTCTGGTAGCCACACAAAGAAATGAGCAAGTCGAGTTGCTAATCATAGTTATCAAAACACATACGATATTGCATTTCTTGGAAACTACCAGCAGTGTTCTGAACATTTTTGGTGCTAATAAGAAGTCTACTTTTTCCTGATATCAATTACAGTTCCATGAGCAGAGATGAaaactctttcttttaaataatttagtgAGCCTAATTGCACATGCcatgccaaaaggaaaaaagtgcaCAAAATAGTGTGTTGGTATCTTTTGCTTCAAATAAATGACACAAGAGTTTGAACAGTTGATTACTCAGTGACAAGAAGTGAGTCAGTATAGACTGGGCTCAGAGGCATAATATCACAAGGCAGAAATTCCAATTTTGAAGACTGGAGGTATTCTTGGATGCCATAAGGGAAACAATAGGGAAATTATAAAACAACCTGAAACTAGCTTTACAGGAAAGATGATGTTCTGGTGTCCACTGGTGCATAACAAACGCCTCCAAACATTAGCAGCTTCAAACaacaatttattattatcattatgtcTTACTCTCCTGAGGGTCAGGAATTGGATGGGACATAGGGGAAGGTTTTCTCTGTTCTACAGAGACTGAAGTCTCAGCTGGAAAGACTCAAATGACCAGGGGCTGGAAAAATGGAAAGGGGGaactgcctctctttctctctctttcttcctcttcccctcaccccccagatTCCTCTTGTGGCCACTTTGGGTCCTCCCATAGTGTGGTAGCTTCAGGGCTATCGAACTTCTTACATGAGAACTGAGGGTACAAGAGACCAGACCAAAGCCTCCAAGCTCCTAATGTCTAGGCCCAAGACTGGCATAGTGTCCTTGATCAGCCAGGGTCAAGGGGAAGGGAATCAATCACATCACACTCCTCAAGGGATAAATTATCAAGCAATTTATGGCCCTTTTTAGTTAACCACATGTAGATAAAagagatatttgaaaatttaggGCCTATAAAAAATCactatatctttttaaaaatctttttgatgaaaaaaaaaattacctgagcTGTGCAGACAATCACGTCCATTCTGAATTTCCATGAATGGGCAAAATTCAAAAACACTGCGTTTGATCACATGACTTTTATCCTATATCTTTACCACTATGACTTTGGTTTTCTGTGTCCTTAATATGTAATATCAATGACAgttaaaacataatatttttttttttttgtcatgtaatAGAAGggacttttattatatttttaagataattcatACAGCCATTGATTATACAGAGCCACTTCtcagtacttttttctttccacttaagaAATTGGAATATGCCATGATGAGGAGGAGAATACCAAAACAAGATTGCTGGCTCATCACCTAGGGTACAAATACACACTTAATTGCTTGACACTTTATTGAACGCAAAGCAAGATTAAGCATCTTTGCCCTCATTGTACACAGCTGAAGCAGGAGCCCAGGGAAGACTGCACAGCCTTCCTTGGCAGGGAAGATGTGAGCCCCTGTAGTCCCGTCTTGTTGTGGGAAGACTAGCCCATGTTCTGTCGGTTGCCGTAGCCACGAGGATGGGTGTCCTTCCAGTCATCCCACTCCCGAGCTCTGTGGAGCATTTGCTCATCATCCTCGTCCTccttttgttcctgatcttccTGTTGCTGGGTACCTCTTTTGAGCTCTGGTGTTGTCTTGGCTACGCCCTGATCTGGTAATACTCCATATTTCTGATGCTGATCGTACCAGTCATTCACCGTCATAGATGCCAGACTTGGATAACCTGCTCCAAATACTTTGGCTTGGGCCACATTCCGAGTGAGAACGAAGGGTTTCATTGGAGGCCGGTCCTGATGAGATGAGTAAGAAGTTGATTCCTCTTTTGAGGAGTCTTTTTCTCTCAGGATCTTTATCTCCTGGTCAATGCTCTCAATCTCTTCTAAGCTGATACCAATCCACCTTCGAAGGTGAAGAAGGTAATATTCACGAACACGCTCATCATCTGCTTGACCACTTTCCACAGCAGATTTCAGTGCAGACAACCTATGCTCCACCTCCTTCTTCTGCTTGTATCTCTCTATTTTAGCCTGTCTTTGAGATGCCATAGCAACGAGGCTAGGATAGGCCATGGAGGAACTAGCAGTGTTATTATCAGTTGAGTTGTTCTTGGTTTTGGGCAGCTCAAACTCTGCCACACGATAGTACTGGCACTGAGTTAGGTAGTTTAAAAAGTGTTCTCGAGCCCACTCCAAATGATCTAGACGCTTGCTGGGGTTGACTTGTTTCATGGTGAGCGCTCCTTGAAATGCTGGCACCATCAGGTAAAACAAAATTACCTGATGAAAATACCTGGCTGGCAGACAATCACGTCCATTCTGAATTTCCATGAATGGGCAAAATTCAAAAACACTGCGTTTTGATCACATGACTTTTATCCTATATCTTTACCACTATGACTTTGGTTTTCTGTGTCCTTAATATGTAATATCAATGACAgttaaaacataatattttaatcCATAACAATAGCATTATTTTCTCCTCTGATGTAAAATCAACAACCAAGAAAGGCAATCTATTAGGAATACCTACTGTGGCTTCAAACTATCTTTCTGACAAAAGGATGGTTTTGTATTCATactagcctttaaaaaaatgaaattttaaaaaatataacacaatAATTTAATATCAGAATAGCACATCTGAGTTTGAAGGAACATTGGGTCACTTgattaaagataaaacaaatctGTATCTACCAAAGATGCTAAAAACTTATCTTAAAGACCACATACTATATGCCTGAATAAAGTGAAATTGAGTAGCAACGCAGAACCATGGTAACCTGTTGGTGCTGAGACTCCTGACAGAGTAAAATCAGGACAGGTGGTTAAACTTCACGAATGCATCAGGAAGCACCAGCGCTTCTTCCCCTTAGCATCACATGCTTGGCTTAGAGCGACCTGTTTTGCCTGACATTCAGCTTGATTCAGCAAATGTGGGTGAGAAACATGTTCTactctataaattaaatattaaatgacatgGCCACTGCCCTGGTAGGTATCACTATCTAGtgatgactttctttctttctttctttctttctttctttctttctttctttctttctttcttctttctttcttttctttcttctttccttctttctttctttctttctttcttctttctttctttctttctttctttccctttttgtttctttcatgatgatttcctttttccctccttccttaccCCATCTTCCTTGCCCTCCCTGAAGCAGACTCATAGCATCATATTCCCATTTCTCATCTAACATATACTGTTGAATGCTTAATCTGCACAAATTATGTGAATTACctgtaaataaaaacaaggatACCATGGTTCCATGGGtcctgtattcatttcctagggctaCCGTAACATTATACCATAAACTAGgtgatttaaacaacagaaagttaTTGGCTCACAGCagtggaggctagaaatctgagcTCAAGGTGTTATTAGCATTGGTTCCTTCTGAGAAGGAATCCATTCCATgcttctcctagcttctggtggtttgctgatGAACTTTGGCATTCCTTGACTTAgagatctctgccttcatcttgaCATGGCATTCTCCCTATATGTATGTCTATGTCTAAGTCCCCCTTTTtcataaggacactagtcatataGAATTAGGGACCCACTGCAACCTTGTCTTAATAATTACCTCTGCCACAACTCTACTTCCAAAAAAGGTTACACCCTGAGGTACTATAGGTTAGCCCTTCAACATATGAACCTGGGGGTGATAAACAATTCAATCCATAGCTCTTTTGTGGTCAAATTTCCAGAGCAAGTATCCACTCCACCCAATAAGTAAATCAACTTTACCTCTAtccaaaaaataagaataaataaagacaCAGTGATCACAAGAGTTAGCCAGCTCTCAAATATTGTAAGCTTTATTCTGTACATGTTCTGGACAGGGATAAtttagaataaacattttatgcaaaagaaagtagaaaggttTCCTTGAGTATCTGAAATTTATTAATGTATGCTTATTGGGCATTGTTCTGGGCACTGAGGAGACAGCAGtgaatgaaatggacaaaaatcTCTATGCTCATGAAGATTCCATTTTAATGAAGggagacaggaaaaataaataaaaaagcaagtcacataATACTTCAGAAGTTGtcaagtgctatgaagaaaaccAAGATACGGTAAGAAGAATGGGGGAATGCAGGATGTGGAGCAGGGACTGAATGTTTAGATAGGGTGGTCAGGGAGGCCTCAGCCAGAAGGTGACAAATAAGTTGCTGATGGCCATAAGGGGGCAAATGTTGGGGATAGCTGGTAAAGAAGTGTTGTGGACAAAAGAAAGAGTGGGATAGAAATATGGCTGATGtatttaaggaaaacaaagaggTCAATATGACTGGAAAAAGAGAGGATGAGTGTGGTCTGTAGATAAGGTCAAAGAGATGTAAGGGGCAGATCGTGAAGTTGTGTAGGCCACTGTAAGGATTTCAGCTTTCCTCCAAGTAAAGGAAGAAGCCATTGGgaattttgagcagaggagtgatgtAATTTGATTTGGGTTTATTAGGATCACTCTGGCTCTAAAGGTAAAGCAAA
This region of Vulpes lagopus strain Blue_001 chromosome 23, ASM1834538v1, whole genome shotgun sequence genomic DNA includes:
- the LOC121481282 gene encoding immunoglobulin-binding protein 1-like; this translates as MVPAFQGALTMKQVNPSKRLDHLEWAREHFLNYLTQCQYYRVAEFELPKTKNNSTDNNTASSSMAYPSLVAMASQRQAKIERYKQKKEVEHRLSALKSAVESGQADDERVREYYLLHLRRWIGISLEEIESIDQEIKILREKDSSKEESTSYSSHQDRPPMKPFVLTRNVAQAKVFGAGYPSLASMTVNDWYDQHQKYGVLPDQGVAKTTPELKRGTQQQEDQEQKEDEDDEQMLHRAREWDDWKDTHPRGYGNRQNMG